The Mytilus edulis chromosome 12, xbMytEdul2.2, whole genome shotgun sequence genome contains a region encoding:
- the LOC139499204 gene encoding ankyrin repeat domain-containing protein 50-like: MIGCLIDHGDSDLVRERFVWEKSLDNKKSNIDFIIKIPDEYLESYLERFIKDWSAGMVSDVLSNINMEDLLFRQQLLQYLQQLDNLEQVALVNTKDTVRPKESCASGNTPLILTCYYGYIDMVQWLLHNDADVDQCRDDGNTGLVMASQNGHTDIVKLLLEKDPNVDLCDHDGNSPLCWASQEGHTDIVTLLLEKNPNIDLCDKDSVSPLCWASFGGHTDIVFFLLEKNPNVDLCDKDDVSPLCWASYNGHADIVKLLLERNPNVDLCNKEGFTPLITACIRNNTSMVQLLMKHKPNINAQTYDGGNPLLFSALNGNLEITRLLLKNNADCNICCCSKQFIIDTIKDHPTKTLEDEKQCYFDYLIENASSHVTDYVNKKPVDYVFDIEAGCSPLHIACFMGRIDVVCCLLDHNANINITNEDGTTPLFFACEVGHEDIVCLLLDKGAITQICRLDSKSPLQIATDNEHTSVVMIVTEHLKKKEKHSF; this comes from the coding sequence ATGATTGGATGTTTAATAGACCATGGTGATAGTGATTTAGTACGTGAACGTTTCGTTTGGGAGAAATCACTTGATAACAAGAAAAGTAACATAGACTTTATTATCAAAATACCAGATGAGTATTTAGAATCATATTTAGAAAGGTTTATTAAGGACTGGTCAGCAGGAATGGTGTCAGATGTGTTAAGTAACATAAATATGGAGGATTTATTATTCAGACAACAGTTATTGCAGTACTTACAACAACTGGACAATTTAGAACAAGTAGCATTAGTCAATACCAAGGATACAGTGAGACCAAAGGAGAGCTGTGCATCAGGTAATACTCCGCTGATACTTACTTGTTATTATGGTTATATTGATATGGTACAGTGGTTGCTACATAATGATGCGGATGTGGACCAATGTAGGGATGATGGGAATACTGGATTAGTCATGGCAAGTCAGaatggacatactgatatagtaaagttattgTTAGAGAAGGATCCAAATGTAGATCTTTGTGACCATGATGGCAACAGTCCTTTGTGCTGggcaagtcaggaaggacatactgatatagtaactTTACTGTTAGAAAAAAATCCTAATATTGATCTATGTGACAAGGATAGCGTTAGTCCTCTGTGTTGGGCAAGTTTTGGAGGGCATACtgatatagtattttttttgttagagaagaatcctaatgttgatctttGTGACAAGGATGACGTTAGTCCTCTGTGCTGGGCAAGTTATAACGGACATGCTGATATAGTGAAGTTACTGTTAGAGAgaaatcctaatgttgatctatgtaacaAGGAAGGTTTTACACCACTGATCACTGCATGTATCCGTAACAACACCAGTATGGTACAGCTATTAATGAAACACAAACCAAACATAAATGCACAGACCTATGATGGCGGTAATCCCTTACTTTTCAGTGCATTGAATGGAAACCTAGAGATAACACGGTTACTATTAAAGAACAATGCTGATTGTAACATATGTTGCTGTAGTAAACAGTTCATAATAGATACAATTAAAGACCACCCAACAAAAACACTTGAAGATGAAAAACAGtgttattttgattatttaatagAGAATGCGTCTTCACATGTAACAGATTATGTCAATAAGAAGCCAGTAGATTATGTCTTCGATATAGAGGCCGGTTGTTCTCCATTACACATTGCCTGTTTTATGGGTAGGATAGATGTTGTCTGCTGTCTGCTGGACCACAATGCTAACATAAATATAACAAACGAAGATGGAACAACACCATTATTTTTTGCATGTGAAGTAGGACATGAAGATATTGTATGTTTATTGTTAGATAAAGGAGCAATTACACAGATATGTAGACTTGATAGCAAATCCCCTTTACAGATTGCAACAGACAACGAACATACATCTGTAGTAATGATTGTAACGGAACATTTGAAGAAGAAGGAAAAACATTCTTTTTAA